A stretch of the Actinomyces qiguomingii genome encodes the following:
- a CDS encoding MBL fold metallo-hydrolase has translation MTGTLPRHALGFLMVGGPSVVIDLAGQRLVIDPTFDPPTDYGVLRKTHGPAVQAQAVADADVVLVSHADHADNLDVSGRAFALAAPRLLTNPGSARQLGAHAKGLDPWESAKIGDEVTVTAVPAQHGPADGEVDTAGHINCEVTGFVIQADGTTVYVSGDNASLALVVQVRQRFGSIDHAILNAGRATVPAKFGGRPLSLSAERASAAAQVLEAPHVVVVHQTGWEHFIDGPGATIRAFRDAGILDRLDRTPEGEWSVGRLDAS, from the coding sequence ATGACTGGGACCCTGCCGCGTCACGCACTCGGCTTCCTCATGGTCGGTGGTCCGAGCGTCGTCATCGATCTAGCCGGTCAGCGGCTGGTGATCGATCCGACCTTCGACCCTCCCACCGATTATGGGGTCCTGCGCAAGACTCATGGACCTGCGGTACAGGCGCAGGCCGTCGCGGACGCCGATGTGGTGCTGGTCAGCCACGCCGACCACGCCGACAACCTCGACGTGTCGGGAAGGGCCTTCGCCCTGGCTGCACCGCGACTGCTCACCAACCCGGGGTCGGCACGTCAGCTCGGGGCACACGCTAAGGGCCTGGATCCGTGGGAGTCGGCCAAAATAGGTGATGAAGTGACGGTGACTGCAGTCCCGGCCCAGCACGGTCCCGCCGACGGCGAGGTAGACACCGCCGGACACATCAACTGTGAGGTCACCGGCTTCGTCATTCAGGCGGATGGCACAACCGTATACGTCAGTGGCGACAATGCCTCGCTGGCATTGGTTGTGCAGGTGCGGCAGCGCTTCGGCTCCATCGACCACGCGATCCTGAATGCTGGGCGAGCGACGGTGCCCGCCAAGTTCGGGGGCCGGCCCCTGAGCCTGTCTGCCGAGCGAGCCAGCGCGGCCGCGCAGGTGTTGGAGGCGCCGCACGTCGTCGTAGTCCACCAGACCGGTTGGGAGCACTTCATCGATGGCCCAGGCGCCACCATAAGGGCCTTCCGGGATGCCGGCATCCTTGACCGCCTGGACCGCACGCCCGAGGGGGAGTGGAGCGTCGGCCGACTTGATGCCAGCTGA
- a CDS encoding glycosyltransferase family 2 protein, giving the protein MNPEPGLVSVIMPAYNSEPFIAQAVRSVQAQTYSKWELIVVDDCSTDATAEVVHELSREDSRICCIRLPRNSGAAVARNRAMKRARGQYMAFLDSDDLWHPEKLEKQVRFMRTKSVAFTCTAYQQFTDPGMRRGKVMRSPRRISYRRLLLDCPVGNSTVMYDVSRMGKFEVPDIRKRNDDALWLRMLRQEPYIWSIPEVLAAYRVRAGSISSNKLDLVTYHWTLYRQIEHLSIARSVFHLIVWGVIKVFRLK; this is encoded by the coding sequence ATGAACCCGGAACCCGGCCTAGTATCGGTCATTATGCCTGCCTACAACAGCGAGCCGTTCATAGCGCAGGCGGTGCGTTCCGTGCAGGCGCAGACGTATTCCAAGTGGGAGTTGATCGTGGTGGACGACTGCTCGACAGACGCCACCGCCGAGGTGGTGCACGAGCTTTCCCGCGAGGACTCGCGCATATGCTGTATCAGACTCCCCCGGAACTCAGGTGCCGCTGTTGCCCGCAACCGGGCTATGAAGCGGGCTCGTGGACAGTACATGGCGTTTCTTGACTCCGATGATCTGTGGCACCCCGAGAAGCTCGAGAAGCAGGTGCGGTTCATGCGAACCAAGTCGGTTGCCTTCACTTGCACTGCGTACCAGCAGTTCACTGATCCCGGGATGCGCCGGGGGAAGGTGATGCGTAGTCCTAGGCGGATCTCCTACCGGCGCCTGCTCCTGGATTGCCCCGTGGGAAACTCAACGGTGATGTATGACGTTTCCCGGATGGGCAAGTTCGAGGTGCCTGATATCCGGAAACGGAACGACGACGCCTTGTGGTTGCGAATGCTCCGGCAGGAGCCGTACATATGGAGTATTCCCGAGGTGCTCGCCGCTTACCGTGTCAGGGCCGGATCGATATCGAGTAACAAGCTCGATCTCGTGACGTACCATTGGACGCTGTACCGACAAATAGAACACCTTAGTATTGCGAGATCTGTATTTCATCTGATAGTATGGGGAGTGATCAAGGTGTTTCGGCTTAAATAG
- a CDS encoding serine acetyltransferase, translating to MTMDPVYRCYSVARWLAGHRMRIFAYAVRAFMRMVFACDVPYAARVGAGTKFPHHALAVVIHPDAVIGESCTISHQVTIGGRKGLKEVPIIGDRVLVGCGAKLLGPIVVGDDAVIGAGAVVLSDVPAGATAVGVPARIVDGERS from the coding sequence ATGACCATGGACCCGGTATACCGGTGCTATTCAGTTGCGCGTTGGCTCGCCGGACACCGTATGCGTATCTTCGCGTACGCTGTGAGAGCGTTCATGCGAATGGTTTTCGCTTGCGATGTACCGTATGCGGCCCGAGTAGGTGCAGGAACAAAGTTTCCCCACCATGCGCTTGCGGTGGTGATTCATCCCGACGCCGTGATCGGCGAGAGCTGCACGATATCCCATCAGGTCACGATCGGCGGAAGGAAGGGACTCAAGGAGGTCCCCATCATTGGGGACAGGGTGTTGGTCGGATGTGGTGCCAAGCTATTGGGGCCCATCGTGGTCGGAGACGATGCCGTAATTGGTGCTGGAGCAGTCGTGCTCTCCGATGTTCCCGCGGGTGCAACAGCTGTTGGCGTGCCAGCGCGGATCGTGGACGGTGAGCGGTCTTGA
- the ileS gene encoding isoleucine--tRNA ligase: MAEEPTAARHTGAAFYPLHRPGQKVDPSPSFPAIEEDVLAYWKRDATFQASIDARPVLDDDGHSNEFVFYDGPPFANGLPHYGHLLTGYVKDAVGRYQTQRGRRVERRFGWDTHGLPAELEALSELGIDDVTEITRPGGLGIEKFNAACRTSVLRYTNEWEDYVTRQARWVDFDNDYKTLDPTYMESVIWAFKTLYDKGLAYQGHRVLPYCWHDRTPLSNHELRMDDDVYQDRQDNTVTVGLRLEQRLDAAHPDAAPELALIWTTTPWTLPSNSAVAVGADIDYVTVRVDADLDSPVAGQDVLLARDLLGAYARELGEDPQVLAAYKGSDLVGVRYAPIYDFFDDAAHRAQGAAPGPAAWQIIAAEYVTTTEGTGLVHLAPAFGEDDMYTCQAHGVGTVIPVDDGGIFTSEVPDYAGMHIFDANKPITADLRDGTGPLARREAAVRAVLVRQASYVHSYPHCWRCRKPLMYKAVSSWFVKVTAIRDRMVELNQEITWVPGHVKDGIFGNWLAGARDWSISRNRFWGSPIPVWVSDDPAYPRTDVYGSFAELERDFGVEVKDLHRPFIDSLVRPNPDDPTGKSMMRRIPDVLDCWFESGSMPFAQVHYPFENVDWFESHNPCDFIVEYVGQTRGWFYTLHVLATALFDRPAFTTCVSHGILLGNDGAKMSKSLRNYPDVQQVFDRDGADAMRWFLLSSPVVRGGNLSVTNKAIRDTVRQVMLPLWNTWYFYSLYAAQAGEEGACYLTDGVDLDDAALFGPKGALDVMDRYILARTRDLAITVAAQLDAYDVTGATHTVREFIDVLTNWYLRTSRSRFVDGGAEVARPAFDTLATVLRVLMQVIAPLAPLLAEEIYRGLTGERSVHLTDWPVLPAHVADPALVTAMDEARDAVSAALSLRKADKLRVRQPLRTLTIATADPAALAPFTALIADEVNVKQVRVVDAADAGYELTEELALNPRAFAPQVRKLTSKLFAAVKAGEWEVTADGDVRFETVLLDGGPVVLEAEDSAFTLSTRIEVSDDALSATVLPSGAFVVLDTALDDDLEAEGWARDLVRVLMDERKAAGLNIGEPARATLMVPADKQAWTGAYLDLIKREVSCVELHVTVADGHVPSAEVTRA; this comes from the coding sequence ATGGCTGAAGAGCCCACCGCCGCCCGGCACACGGGCGCCGCCTTCTACCCCCTGCACCGCCCCGGCCAGAAGGTCGACCCGTCCCCCTCCTTCCCCGCCATTGAGGAGGACGTCCTGGCCTACTGGAAGCGAGACGCCACCTTCCAGGCCTCCATTGACGCCCGTCCGGTGCTGGATGACGATGGCCACAGCAATGAGTTCGTCTTCTATGACGGCCCGCCCTTCGCCAACGGCCTGCCCCACTACGGGCATCTGCTGACCGGCTACGTCAAGGACGCGGTCGGCCGCTACCAGACCCAGCGGGGTCGCCGCGTGGAACGCCGCTTCGGCTGGGACACGCACGGTCTGCCCGCCGAGCTTGAGGCGCTCAGCGAACTGGGTATCGACGACGTTACCGAGATCACCCGTCCCGGCGGCCTGGGTATCGAGAAGTTCAACGCTGCCTGCCGCACCTCCGTGCTGCGCTACACCAACGAATGGGAAGACTACGTAACCCGCCAGGCCCGCTGGGTGGATTTCGACAACGATTACAAGACCCTCGACCCCACCTACATGGAGTCGGTGATCTGGGCCTTTAAGACTCTGTATGACAAGGGCCTGGCCTACCAGGGGCACCGGGTGCTGCCCTATTGCTGGCACGACCGCACGCCACTGAGCAACCACGAACTGCGGATGGACGACGACGTCTACCAGGACCGGCAGGACAACACCGTGACTGTGGGCCTGCGGCTGGAGCAGCGGTTGGACGCCGCACATCCGGACGCCGCTCCCGAGCTGGCCCTGATCTGGACCACTACCCCATGGACCCTGCCGTCGAACTCCGCCGTCGCCGTCGGAGCGGACATCGATTATGTGACCGTGCGTGTGGACGCCGACCTGGACTCCCCTGTGGCCGGCCAGGATGTGCTGCTCGCCCGCGACCTGCTGGGCGCTTACGCCCGGGAACTGGGGGAGGACCCGCAGGTACTGGCCGCATACAAGGGAAGCGATCTGGTGGGGGTGAGGTATGCACCCATCTACGACTTCTTTGACGACGCCGCCCACCGGGCGCAGGGCGCCGCCCCCGGGCCGGCCGCCTGGCAGATCATCGCCGCCGAGTACGTCACCACCACCGAGGGCACCGGCCTGGTGCACCTGGCTCCCGCCTTCGGTGAGGACGACATGTACACCTGCCAGGCCCACGGAGTGGGCACGGTTATCCCCGTCGACGACGGCGGGATCTTCACCTCCGAGGTGCCTGACTACGCCGGCATGCACATCTTCGACGCCAATAAGCCGATCACCGCCGACCTGCGCGACGGCACCGGCCCGCTGGCCCGGCGCGAGGCGGCCGTGCGCGCCGTGCTGGTGCGGCAGGCCTCCTATGTGCACTCCTATCCGCACTGCTGGCGCTGCCGCAAGCCGCTGATGTACAAGGCCGTCTCCAGCTGGTTCGTGAAGGTCACCGCCATCCGCGACCGCATGGTGGAGCTGAACCAGGAGATCACCTGGGTGCCCGGGCACGTCAAGGACGGCATCTTCGGCAACTGGCTGGCCGGCGCCCGCGACTGGTCCATCTCCCGCAACCGCTTCTGGGGCTCGCCCATCCCCGTGTGGGTGAGCGACGACCCGGCCTACCCGCGCACCGATGTCTACGGGTCCTTCGCGGAGCTGGAGCGCGACTTCGGCGTGGAGGTTAAGGACCTGCACCGGCCCTTCATCGACTCCCTGGTGCGCCCCAACCCGGACGATCCGACCGGTAAGTCCATGATGCGGCGCATCCCCGACGTGCTGGACTGCTGGTTTGAGTCCGGCTCCATGCCCTTCGCCCAGGTCCACTACCCGTTTGAGAACGTGGACTGGTTCGAGTCGCACAACCCTTGTGACTTCATTGTGGAGTACGTGGGGCAGACCCGCGGCTGGTTCTACACGCTGCACGTGCTGGCGACCGCCCTGTTCGACCGCCCCGCCTTCACCACCTGCGTCTCCCACGGCATCCTGCTGGGCAACGACGGGGCGAAGATGAGCAAGTCCCTGCGCAATTACCCTGACGTCCAGCAGGTCTTTGACCGCGACGGGGCCGACGCCATGCGCTGGTTCCTGCTGTCCTCCCCGGTTGTGCGCGGAGGCAACCTGTCCGTCACCAACAAGGCTATCCGCGACACGGTCCGCCAGGTGATGCTGCCGCTTTGGAACACCTGGTACTTCTACAGTCTGTATGCCGCACAGGCCGGGGAGGAGGGCGCTTGCTACCTCACCGACGGCGTGGATCTTGACGATGCTGCGCTGTTCGGCCCTAAGGGGGCCTTGGATGTGATGGACCGCTACATCCTGGCCCGCACCAGGGATCTGGCGATCACCGTGGCCGCCCAGTTGGATGCCTATGACGTCACCGGGGCCACACACACCGTGCGCGAATTCATCGACGTACTGACCAACTGGTACCTGCGCACCTCCCGGTCGCGGTTCGTCGACGGCGGCGCCGAGGTGGCGCGTCCCGCCTTCGACACGCTTGCCACCGTGCTGCGTGTGCTCATGCAGGTGATTGCCCCGTTGGCTCCGCTGCTGGCCGAGGAGATCTACCGCGGGCTGACCGGGGAGCGTTCCGTGCACCTGACCGACTGGCCCGTGCTGCCTGCGCATGTGGCCGACCCCGCGCTGGTTACGGCGATGGACGAGGCGCGCGATGCGGTCTCGGCTGCGCTGAGTCTGCGCAAGGCCGACAAGCTGCGCGTACGCCAGCCACTGCGCACACTCACCATTGCCACCGCCGATCCGGCCGCTCTGGCGCCCTTCACCGCGCTGATCGCCGATGAGGTCAATGTCAAGCAGGTGCGGGTGGTGGACGCCGCCGACGCCGGCTATGAACTGACCGAGGAGCTGGCCCTGAACCCGCGCGCCTTTGCGCCGCAGGTCCGCAAGCTGACCTCCAAGCTCTTCGCCGCAGTCAAGGCGGGGGAGTGGGAGGTCACCGCCGACGGTGATGTGCGCTTCGAAACGGTCCTGCTCGACGGTGGTCCGGTGGTGTTGGAGGCTGAGGACTCGGCCTTCACCCTGTCCACGCGGATCGAGGTCAGTGATGACGCCCTGTCTGCCACGGTGCTGCCCTCGGGCGCCTTCGTGGTGCTGGACACGGCGCTGGATGACGACCTGGAAGCCGAGGGTTGGGCCCGTGATCTTGTGCGTGTGCTGATGGACGAGCGTAAGGCCGCGGGCCTAAACATCGGTGAGCCTGCACGCGCGACGCTGATGGTACCGGCGGATAAGCAGGCATGGACCGGTGCCTACCTGGATCTGATCAAACGCGAGGTCAGCTGCGTGGAGTTGCACGTTACGGTCGCGGATGGGCACGTGCCCAGCGCCGAGGTGACGCGGGCTTGA
- a CDS encoding EpsG family protein produces the protein MKGTLTLLVATGGFIVLSSMRAVTVGSDTREYRRVFHSIVGADSLEEAYSVSRFERGYVVLNYVVSRVTDDFNVFLLVLSIVAFGAIFIFIHRYAFSNSVAVLLAFGMSVFYDVMLALRQGVAVALFLFAFPALLNRRPVHYVLLILLASQFHSSALLLLPLYFVTSISAHTFAGWLKAGTAVVFLAAMLGAILTRFGPALTYYGHYLNSAYAEGGVRSATVLGICVRIMIVVVAAGCGWKTAVDDDPSGRTRVLLAFVLLDLGVMVVSLGFNLLDRIEMYFTLPFVVGVANVISHGDVRHRIGAQVLTVPLCFAHRTVALTVRPEWFNLFPYVSFLQEGR, from the coding sequence GTGAAGGGCACGTTGACACTCCTTGTCGCGACCGGTGGCTTCATCGTGCTTAGCTCTATGCGCGCCGTTACCGTGGGTAGCGACACTCGTGAGTACAGGAGGGTGTTCCATTCCATTGTCGGAGCCGATTCGCTGGAGGAGGCATACTCCGTCAGCCGTTTTGAGCGCGGCTATGTGGTTTTGAACTACGTTGTCAGCAGGGTCACGGACGATTTCAACGTGTTCCTGCTCGTGCTGTCCATAGTGGCCTTCGGCGCCATCTTCATATTTATTCATCGTTACGCGTTCTCAAACTCGGTCGCCGTACTGCTTGCCTTCGGCATGTCGGTCTTCTACGACGTCATGCTGGCGCTCAGGCAGGGCGTCGCGGTGGCACTCTTCCTGTTCGCGTTCCCGGCGTTGCTTAACCGTAGGCCGGTTCACTACGTGCTTCTGATACTGCTCGCATCACAGTTTCACAGTTCCGCACTATTACTGCTTCCGCTATATTTCGTGACCTCTATTAGTGCCCACACGTTCGCGGGCTGGCTTAAGGCGGGTACTGCGGTGGTGTTCCTAGCGGCGATGCTGGGAGCAATACTGACGCGATTCGGCCCGGCGTTGACCTACTACGGGCATTACCTCAATTCGGCCTACGCGGAAGGGGGAGTCAGGTCCGCCACGGTGCTGGGGATATGCGTGAGGATAATGATAGTCGTGGTTGCGGCGGGCTGCGGCTGGAAGACGGCGGTGGACGATGACCCGTCGGGAAGGACGCGGGTGCTCCTGGCCTTCGTGCTGCTGGATCTCGGTGTGATGGTGGTTTCGCTAGGTTTCAACTTGCTGGACAGGATCGAGATGTACTTCACCCTGCCATTCGTCGTCGGGGTTGCTAACGTGATATCGCATGGCGATGTTCGTCATCGGATTGGGGCCCAGGTGTTGACTGTTCCGCTGTGTTTTGCACACCGGACGGTGGCACTAACGGTTCGGCCGGAGTGGTTCAACTTGTTTCCTTACGTCAGTTTCCTTCAGGAAGGACGATGA
- a CDS encoding nitronate monooxygenase translates to MPIVVTGGITTPAEVRGWIGRAEAVQLGTAVLEADEAGTHSLYRAALRDERFTDTVVPRAFSGRWARNHA, encoded by the coding sequence CTGCCGATTGTTGTCACTGGTGGGATAACCACTCCTGCCGAGGTGCGCGGGTGGATAGGACGCGCCGAAGCGGTACAACTGGGAACGGCCGTTCTTGAGGCCGACGAGGCGGGGACCCACTCCCTGTATCGGGCCGCGTTGCGTGACGAACGCTTTACCGACACGGTTGTCCCCCGTGCGTTCTCAGGCCGCTGGGCGCGCAACCATGCGTAA
- a CDS encoding nitrite/sulfite reductase produces the protein MSPIKNPPASDASAGRAIRPPRAGRANGQWRIDGREPLNPNEVVKQNGDPLGAHDRILSTYAAAGFDAIPDDDLHTRFRWWGLYTQRKQGIDGGRTAQLSPAELSDRYFMQRVRMDGQSLSVRQMRVLGRAANEFARGTLDVTDRQNLQMHWIQIESVPELWRRLEEVGLITIEACGDTPRGILVSPVAGIAPDEIIDPSAAAAQIRNTFLGNPEISNLPRKFKTAFTGSPTLDILHEINDIAYVGVEHPELGPGYDLWIAGALSTAPFLGQRLGTFVRPDQVTDVWWATIRLFRDYGYRRLRNKARLKFLMAEWGPERFRQVLQEDYLGYQLADGPAPAPPVGEADHIGVHRQKDGRYWIGGKPPVGRLSGDTMLGLADLAEAVGSDRVRTTPLQNILLLDVPEQHVEKAVAGLQELGIDPSPGPFTRSLLACTGLEFCKFAIVETKSLAARVGAELDARLADLDLERRISISVNGCPNSCARIQIADIGLKGQIITVDGQQVPGFQVHLGGGLASAGHEEAELGRTVRGLKVAATDLADYIERVVRRYAAARAPKESFSQWTQRAPKEELV, from the coding sequence ATGAGCCCGATAAAGAACCCGCCCGCAAGCGACGCCAGTGCAGGCCGCGCCATCCGCCCGCCGCGCGCCGGCCGCGCCAACGGCCAGTGGCGCATTGACGGCCGCGAGCCCCTGAACCCCAACGAGGTCGTCAAGCAGAACGGCGATCCGCTCGGCGCGCACGACCGCATCCTGTCCACCTACGCCGCCGCCGGCTTCGACGCCATCCCGGACGACGACCTCCACACCCGCTTTCGGTGGTGGGGCCTGTACACCCAGCGCAAGCAGGGCATTGACGGCGGCCGCACCGCCCAGCTCAGCCCCGCCGAACTATCCGACCGGTACTTCATGCAGCGGGTACGAATGGACGGCCAGTCCCTGTCCGTGCGTCAGATGCGCGTGCTCGGCCGGGCGGCGAACGAGTTCGCCCGCGGCACCCTGGACGTCACCGACCGGCAGAACCTCCAGATGCACTGGATCCAGATCGAGTCCGTGCCCGAGCTGTGGCGCCGGCTGGAGGAGGTCGGCCTGATCACCATTGAGGCGTGCGGCGACACCCCACGCGGGATCCTCGTCTCCCCGGTGGCCGGAATCGCCCCCGACGAGATCATCGACCCCTCTGCCGCCGCGGCCCAGATCCGCAACACCTTCCTCGGCAACCCCGAGATCTCGAATCTTCCACGCAAGTTCAAAACCGCCTTTACCGGCTCCCCCACCCTGGACATCCTCCACGAGATCAACGACATCGCCTACGTAGGCGTGGAGCACCCCGAGCTCGGACCCGGCTATGACCTGTGGATCGCCGGCGCCCTGTCGACGGCGCCCTTCCTCGGGCAGCGCCTGGGCACCTTCGTACGGCCTGACCAGGTCACCGACGTGTGGTGGGCCACTATCCGGCTCTTCCGTGACTATGGCTACCGCCGCCTGCGCAACAAGGCCCGGTTGAAGTTCCTCATGGCCGAGTGGGGCCCGGAGAGGTTCCGCCAGGTCCTGCAGGAGGACTACCTGGGCTACCAGCTGGCCGACGGCCCCGCCCCGGCACCGCCCGTGGGCGAGGCCGACCACATCGGCGTCCACCGGCAGAAGGACGGGCGCTACTGGATCGGCGGCAAACCGCCCGTCGGCCGCCTGTCCGGCGACACCATGCTGGGGCTGGCCGACCTCGCCGAGGCGGTCGGCTCCGATCGCGTGCGTACAACCCCGTTGCAGAACATCCTGCTGCTGGACGTGCCCGAGCAGCACGTGGAGAAGGCCGTGGCCGGGCTGCAGGAGCTTGGCATCGACCCCTCCCCCGGCCCGTTCACCCGCTCACTGCTGGCCTGCACCGGCCTGGAGTTCTGCAAGTTCGCCATCGTGGAGACCAAGTCCCTAGCGGCGCGGGTAGGCGCTGAGCTCGATGCGCGCCTGGCGGACCTCGACCTCGAGCGCCGGATCTCCATCTCCGTCAACGGCTGCCCCAACTCCTGCGCCCGCATCCAGATCGCCGACATCGGCCTCAAGGGGCAGATCATCACCGTCGACGGCCAGCAGGTACCCGGCTTCCAGGTGCACCTGGGAGGCGGGCTGGCCTCCGCCGGCCACGAGGAGGCCGAGCTGGGACGCACCGTGCGCGGACTGAAGGTGGCCGCCACCGACCTGGCCGACTACATCGAGCGCGTCGTGCGCCGCTACGCCGCCGCACGCGCCCCTAAGGAGAGCTTCTCCCAGTGGACGCAGCGAGCACCTAAGGAGGAACTGGTATGA
- a CDS encoding sugar transferase, whose product MSNLRADPAKRITMVLPSWQDLPPEMRNDAVRPYYDRLAERQCELRLKRLLDVTGAGAMLIAFAWLFAILPIIIKVESPGPVFFRQKRVTQFGREFEIHKFRTMKAGSHLAGEQLTLHNDARVTRVGAFLRRYRIDEVSQLIDILQGNMSFVGTRPEVPKYVRKYTPEMLATLLLPAGVTSTASIEFKDEAQLLTSVTDADRAYVEYILPRKMAFNLNDIREFSIARDFKIMLATLRAVLIDRGAGEL is encoded by the coding sequence ATGTCGAACCTACGTGCTGATCCGGCTAAACGGATCACGATGGTCCTGCCTTCCTGGCAGGATCTTCCTCCGGAGATGCGGAACGATGCCGTACGGCCATACTACGACCGCTTGGCCGAACGGCAATGCGAGTTGCGCCTCAAAAGACTGCTTGATGTCACGGGAGCGGGCGCAATGCTGATTGCCTTCGCCTGGCTGTTTGCCATCCTGCCAATCATAATCAAGGTGGAATCACCTGGACCCGTATTCTTCCGGCAGAAGCGCGTGACGCAGTTCGGTCGCGAATTTGAGATACACAAGTTCCGTACCATGAAGGCGGGCTCTCATCTGGCGGGAGAGCAGCTCACTTTACACAACGACGCCCGAGTCACCAGGGTGGGGGCCTTCCTCCGTCGGTACAGGATCGATGAGGTCAGCCAACTGATCGACATTCTGCAAGGAAATATGAGTTTCGTGGGCACGCGTCCCGAGGTCCCAAAATATGTGCGTAAGTACACTCCGGAGATGTTGGCGACGCTGCTGCTTCCTGCGGGTGTTACTTCTACCGCAAGTATAGAGTTCAAGGACGAGGCACAGTTGCTGACGTCAGTAACCGACGCCGACCGGGCATACGTCGAGTACATTCTTCCGCGAAAGATGGCTTTCAATCTGAACGATATTAGAGAATTCAGCATAGCCCGGGACTTCAAAATCATGTTGGCGACCCTTCGTGCGGTCCTGATTGACAGGGGAGCTGGAGAGCTATAA
- a CDS encoding glycosyltransferase gives MNQRRGAERLPQSVRTPLRVLHIHSSLTVRSGVMGVLMNYFRHIDRSRVVFDFYTYYHPSDTTYQDEIEDLGGRCLEGPDSKNILTIRRHLARVLKEHGGEYSVVHIHDPMLARFLYPVIHRNGAATVIVHSHSTGYSGSRIRAFRNWLACRNIRRYSDARMACSYEAGVHLFGSLSFTIMRNAIEVERFEFNSDVRNAIRGEFGLDDRCVIGHVGRFSEEKNHALLLSVFKEFLRHEPSSRLLLVGDGPLKEHYEAVAREQDLADRVMFLGHSGRVSELYQAMDVFVLPSRFEGLGLAGVEAQCAGVPVVCSDRVPGEIETLNCSFVPLASPPDAWVRRIESVRLRTDRGRELGVEATRRRGYDVAEAVGEMVRRYEALSQIGRR, from the coding sequence ATGAATCAGCGCCGTGGGGCGGAGCGTTTACCGCAGTCCGTTCGAACCCCTCTGCGGGTGTTGCACATTCACTCTTCCCTAACGGTTCGTTCGGGTGTGATGGGCGTTCTGATGAACTACTTCAGACATATCGATCGCAGTAGGGTTGTATTCGACTTCTACACCTACTACCACCCCTCGGATACAACGTATCAGGATGAGATTGAGGACCTGGGTGGCAGGTGCCTTGAGGGCCCTGATAGTAAGAACATCTTGACGATACGAAGGCATCTGGCGAGGGTTCTGAAGGAACATGGGGGCGAATATAGTGTTGTGCATATTCATGATCCCATGCTGGCAAGATTTCTGTATCCGGTGATTCATCGAAACGGAGCTGCCACAGTAATAGTTCACTCGCACTCCACCGGATATTCGGGTAGTAGAATAAGGGCGTTCCGCAATTGGCTCGCATGCAGGAACATTCGACGCTACTCGGATGCGCGCATGGCGTGCTCATACGAGGCCGGCGTCCACCTGTTCGGATCTCTTAGCTTCACCATCATGCGGAATGCGATTGAAGTTGAACGGTTCGAGTTCAACTCCGACGTCAGAAATGCGATACGGGGTGAGTTCGGGCTCGATGACAGATGCGTCATAGGACACGTCGGCCGTTTTAGCGAGGAGAAGAATCACGCACTTCTGTTGTCTGTTTTCAAGGAATTTCTTCGGCATGAACCCTCGAGTAGGCTCCTTTTGGTCGGGGACGGGCCGTTAAAAGAGCACTACGAGGCCGTTGCTCGCGAGCAGGATCTGGCGGACCGGGTCATGTTCCTCGGACACAGCGGACGGGTGTCAGAGCTGTACCAGGCGATGGACGTATTCGTTCTCCCATCGAGGTTTGAAGGGCTCGGCCTGGCCGGTGTCGAGGCACAGTGCGCCGGCGTCCCTGTGGTCTGTTCGGATAGAGTGCCGGGTGAGATTGAGACGCTGAACTGCTCGTTCGTTCCGTTGGCCTCGCCGCCGGATGCCTGGGTCAGACGGATTGAGTCGGTACGCCTACGCACCGATCGGGGTAGAGAGCTCGGTGTCGAGGCGACGCGCCGGAGGGGTTACGACGTGGCCGAGGCGGTGGGTGAGATGGTACGCCGATATGAGGCACTCTCTCAGATCGGTAGACGGTGA